The Candidatus Aegiribacteria sp. genome has a segment encoding these proteins:
- a CDS encoding TonB C-terminal domain-containing protein, producing MKFTDSRQGERNSYSLQRRDVIFVIAGHVLLLVVGLITSSSSVMVLPGGGDAIMVNMVTLTSNEITSSPPDIVHPAENPAEIAIEVSVPEVTEEQIIDPQETEDQASDQVEEVVEEQPLDEAHEELEAQDSVEASEFVSVSGEGAAGSGAPGPGTYESRVFNAVRRGYRTSVEPERSYRVILIINPDGTSEIEVVRKSGTSAFDRAVESALSRAQIPPMPPGRNTPAIINIEFLGPE from the coding sequence ATGAAATTCACTGATTCCAGACAAGGAGAACGGAACAGTTACTCCCTCCAGCGTCGAGATGTCATCTTTGTCATAGCAGGACATGTACTTCTTCTAGTGGTTGGACTGATTACTTCTTCGAGCAGCGTAATGGTACTTCCCGGCGGAGGTGATGCCATTATGGTAAACATGGTCACGCTGACTTCGAATGAAATTACATCTTCACCTCCGGATATAGTGCATCCTGCTGAAAACCCGGCTGAAATCGCGATAGAGGTATCGGTACCCGAAGTTACAGAAGAGCAGATAATTGATCCGCAGGAGACAGAAGACCAGGCTTCTGATCAAGTGGAAGAAGTTGTTGAAGAACAGCCACTGGATGAGGCCCACGAGGAGTTAGAGGCTCAGGATTCCGTTGAAGCATCAGAATTCGTATCTGTCAGCGGGGAAGGGGCAGCCGGTTCGGGAGCTCCAGGCCCCGGAACTTACGAGTCAAGAGTTTTCAATGCAGTAAGAAGAGGATACAGAACATCTGTGGAACCTGAAAGATCATATCGGGTAATTCTAATAATCAATCCGGATGGTACATCTGAGATTGAGGTTGTCAGGAAGAGTGGGACATCAGCGTTTGACAGAGCTGTGGAAAGCGCGCTGTCAAGAGCGCAGATTCCACCGATGCCGCCGGGAAGAAATACCCCGGCAATCATTAATATTGAATTTCTTGGACCGGAGTGA
- a CDS encoding biopolymer transporter ExbD — MIRTRYKQFSAINVTNLVDVTLVLLVIFMLTSPVMQRSADVTPPSSNTGRVLSSLDPNESLVLEIDAYGNLAISGEQVLLEDLSDIAEAAHNSGRSEAFVRADRDVRYEVVANALTELGSGGYLNVGLIQESRLEADEIH, encoded by the coding sequence ATGATACGAACCAGGTATAAGCAGTTCTCCGCAATTAATGTTACGAATCTGGTGGATGTCACCCTTGTTCTACTGGTGATCTTCATGCTGACATCTCCGGTGATGCAGCGAAGTGCGGATGTTACTCCCCCTTCTTCGAACACTGGAAGGGTTCTGAGCAGCCTTGATCCCAACGAATCACTGGTTCTCGAAATCGACGCATATGGCAACCTGGCCATTTCCGGCGAGCAGGTTCTGCTGGAGGATCTTTCGGATATTGCTGAAGCAGCTCACAATTCCGGCCGTTCCGAAGCCTTTGTCAGGGCGGACAGGGATGTGAGATACGAGGTAGTTGCGAACGCCCTGACCGAACTTGGCAGCGGTGGTTATCTCAATGTGGGGCTTATCCAGGAATCGAGATTGGAAGCGGATGAAATTCACTGA
- a CDS encoding MotA/TolQ/ExbB proton channel family protein encodes MIGQVIEIVRQADIVTKLILVIIAVLSVGSWAVAIAKIREFRAILSSSKIFMDALRTTGRPPGGEFWNRSSEIGPLARMYAEAGRFLQRRTDRGITEPLSIEEASSLSSALEREAGEDLAQRERNIGLLATVTSVAPLLGLLGTVWGVLSSFIGMRELGVADLSAVGAGIAAALTTTVAGLMAAIPANIFHNFVVGRINSLAGDMDRFLSELVDVCRRGSLE; translated from the coding sequence TTGATAGGGCAAGTTATTGAGATAGTCCGTCAGGCTGATATTGTCACAAAACTCATTCTTGTGATTATTGCTGTCCTTTCGGTTGGTTCATGGGCTGTTGCAATAGCGAAGATTCGGGAATTCAGAGCAATTCTCAGTTCATCGAAGATCTTTATGGATGCACTGAGAACAACAGGCAGACCGCCTGGCGGGGAATTCTGGAACAGAAGTAGTGAAATAGGACCGCTTGCGCGAATGTACGCTGAGGCAGGCCGTTTTCTTCAGAGAAGAACCGATAGAGGTATTACAGAACCCCTTTCTATCGAGGAAGCATCCAGCCTGTCCAGTGCTCTTGAGCGGGAGGCAGGAGAGGATCTTGCCCAGCGCGAACGGAATATCGGACTGCTTGCGACTGTAACAAGTGTAGCTCCTCTGCTTGGATTGCTTGGTACGGTATGGGGGGTTTTGTCGAGTTTCATAGGAATGAGGGAACTTGGCGTTGCTGATCTCAGCGCAGTGGGAGCCGGTATCGCGGCAGCGTTGACCACAACTGTTGCAGGGCTGATGGCCGCGATTCCCGCGAATATCTTCCACAACTTCGTTGTCGGCAGGATCAATTCATTAGCCGGAGATATGGATCGGTTCCTTTCTGAACTTGTGGACGTCTGTAGAAGAGGCAGTCTTGAATGA
- a CDS encoding alpha/beta fold hydrolase has protein sequence MIRFSLVVFLLLSSCSDSSIQRETVLDEIVTIHDEIVYDVPDVLRWCDRLGFEGEKINIGNARLYVETEGEGIPLVLLHGGPGGTHHYFHPHFSRAAEFAKVIYYDQRGCGLSDYEPGKGYTIEQAVNDLENLRMALDLDEWVVLGHSYGGILAQEYAITYPDNLAGLVLVGTATSLNIELEPTRQYDFICEEEIARLQEINRMSDLSMEQLLYNRFLNGDWKRQSYYRPSEERIAEIARYEWVHDPDFRSQLCRSMHDLDLEGAFQNFRIPTLIIEGEWDLTWNTDKPGVIQSQHPNAEMIILEHAGHDTYEDDPETFFSELERFFSRLGVRQ, from the coding sequence ATGATTAGATTTTCTCTGGTGGTTTTTCTGTTACTCTCCTCATGCAGTGACAGTTCAATCCAGCGCGAAACGGTTCTTGACGAGATTGTAACCATCCATGATGAAATCGTTTATGACGTGCCAGATGTGTTGCGGTGGTGCGATAGACTCGGTTTTGAAGGGGAAAAAATCAATATCGGCAATGCGCGGCTATATGTCGAAACAGAGGGTGAAGGCATTCCTTTAGTGTTGCTTCATGGCGGACCGGGTGGAACCCATCATTATTTTCATCCCCATTTCTCCAGAGCTGCTGAATTTGCCAAGGTGATCTATTACGATCAGCGCGGTTGCGGTCTTTCTGACTACGAACCTGGAAAGGGATATACTATCGAACAGGCGGTCAATGATCTTGAGAACCTTCGAATGGCTCTGGATCTGGACGAATGGGTGGTACTTGGTCACTCGTATGGTGGAATACTGGCACAGGAGTATGCGATTACATATCCGGATAATCTCGCCGGACTTGTACTTGTAGGTACAGCAACCAGTCTCAACATAGAACTGGAACCTACTCGCCAATATGACTTCATCTGTGAAGAAGAAATAGCACGCCTGCAAGAGATCAATAGAATGTCTGACCTGTCGATGGAGCAGCTGTTGTATAACCGGTTTCTGAATGGAGATTGGAAACGGCAGAGTTATTATCGCCCTTCCGAGGAACGGATTGCTGAAATTGCTCGTTACGAGTGGGTTCATGACCCGGATTTCAGATCCCAGCTGTGCAGGAGCATGCATGACCTTGATCTTGAAGGAGCTTTTCAGAATTTCCGGATTCCCACGCTCATTATTGAAGGGGAATGGGATCTTACCTGGAATACCGACAAACCGGGAGTGATACAATCCCAGCATCCGAATGCTGAAATGATCATACTTGAACATGCAGGACATGACACTTATGAAGATGATCCTGAAACCTTTTTCTCGGAATTGGAGCGTTTCTTCAGCAGGCTCGGTGTACGACAATGA
- a CDS encoding nucleotidyl transferase AbiEii/AbiGii toxin family protein has translation MHEAIRSMMDGYRCATFADYNNALRDIFQRLALLGLWRSKFFEHAAFYGGTALRMLHGLDRFSEDLDFSLLSSCQSFSMEAYGEALRKEINSFGFEVEFESSKSSRAGQIESAFLKTNTYKQLIAIDAGMELLSGFRSGKLLKIKLEVDIDPPGGFETGTQYILQPIPFPVRAYNLPDLFAGKLHAVLCRKWRTRVKGRDWYDMVWFAGHHPEVNVSHLEIRMKQSGDYSEGDKLTISKLRDLLSEAIDELNIDLARQDISRFIRDPRALDVWSKDFFQHVIKRIKSI, from the coding sequence ATGCATGAAGCGATTCGTTCCATGATGGACGGTTACAGATGTGCAACTTTTGCCGATTACAATAATGCCCTTCGCGACATATTCCAGCGATTAGCGTTATTGGGACTCTGGCGAAGCAAATTTTTTGAGCATGCAGCATTCTATGGTGGTACTGCCTTGAGAATGCTACATGGGCTTGATAGATTCTCTGAAGATCTGGATTTTTCTCTGCTCAGCTCCTGTCAATCCTTCTCGATGGAGGCTTATGGAGAAGCTCTACGCAAGGAGATCAATAGCTTCGGATTCGAGGTGGAGTTTGAAAGTTCAAAGAGCTCAAGAGCGGGACAGATTGAGTCCGCCTTCCTGAAGACCAATACCTACAAGCAGTTAATAGCCATAGACGCGGGTATGGAATTACTAAGTGGTTTTCGCTCCGGAAAGTTACTGAAAATCAAACTGGAAGTGGATATCGACCCTCCAGGAGGATTCGAGACTGGTACGCAGTACATTCTTCAACCAATCCCCTTCCCGGTTCGCGCATATAACCTTCCCGATCTGTTCGCAGGGAAGCTGCATGCGGTTCTCTGCAGGAAGTGGCGGACACGAGTGAAAGGCCGTGACTGGTATGATATGGTCTGGTTTGCTGGTCATCATCCAGAGGTCAACGTCAGCCATCTCGAGATCAGAATGAAGCAATCAGGTGACTACTCTGAAGGGGATAAGCTGACAATATCGAAACTCCGAGATCTTCTTTCAGAAGCAATTGATGAGTTGAACATAGATCTGGCTCGACAGGACATATCACGTTTCATAAGAGACCCCAGAGCGCTGGATGTCTGGTCGAAGGATTTCTTTCAGCATGTGATAAAACGCATCAAATCGATTTAG
- the secG gene encoding preprotein translocase subunit SecG, whose translation MITVLTMMHFIICILLVAVVLLQKSKGDGLSGAFGGGGALTASFGNRGAATMLSKATSILAVLFMVTSFLLAIF comes from the coding sequence ATGATTACAGTGCTGACAATGATGCATTTTATAATTTGTATACTGCTTGTGGCAGTTGTGCTGCTTCAGAAATCCAAGGGTGATGGTCTTTCCGGCGCATTTGGCGGCGGAGGTGCTCTGACTGCATCCTTCGGCAACCGTGGCGCTGCGACTATGCTCTCCAAGGCTACATCAATACTCGCCGTACTGTTCATGGTTACTTCATTTTTACTTGCGATTTTCTAG
- a CDS encoding peptidoglycan recognition protein family protein: MLSSARWIRSNFRMDTELGDTSLNEAGEKPDDCVYSPISSINRIVVHHSATATGSARVFRAFHRAVNGWVDIGYHFVIGNGTMSEDGEVEEGRPQWAVGAHAREHNADTIGICLVGNFSDTYPTEDQMKSLGKLLKSLLSEYDLSSSSIILHRDLSGCKTVCPGENLTRKMIVNSISYP, from the coding sequence ATGCTATCCAGTGCCCGGTGGATCAGAAGTAATTTCAGGATGGATACTGAATTAGGTGACACATCGCTTAATGAAGCCGGAGAGAAACCTGATGATTGCGTATACAGCCCAATAAGCAGTATCAATCGGATTGTGGTTCATCACTCGGCTACAGCAACAGGTTCTGCAAGGGTATTCAGGGCATTCCACAGAGCTGTTAATGGATGGGTAGATATCGGGTATCATTTCGTGATAGGGAACGGCACTATGTCAGAAGATGGCGAAGTGGAAGAAGGAAGGCCTCAGTGGGCGGTTGGCGCGCATGCCAGGGAACATAACGCGGATACAATTGGAATCTGTCTTGTGGGTAATTTCAGTGATACTTATCCAACAGAAGATCAGATGAAATCCCTGGGGAAGCTTCTGAAAAGCCTGCTTTCGGAGTACGATCTTTCTTCGTCCAGTATCATTCTGCACCGGGACCTGTCCGGATGTAAAACCGTGTGCCCGGGAGAGAACCTCACGAGAAAGATGATAGTCAACTCCATTTCCTATCCGTAA